A region of Colletotrichum destructivum chromosome 11, complete sequence DNA encodes the following proteins:
- a CDS encoding Putative Zinc finger, CCCH-type: MTTCAFFEHGRCRQAERCVFAHVKDDEPPRNLLDGSIYSTAGLPSMKGTSKPLTKLPSVARIINLPHGNAGAVSCILSRLGIHLGTESIRIQHQVSIDDVQVKGTYAEIISAGGEQFAQELYEAFRKGNVKTLHGYHNVDVIVLQ; this comes from the exons ATGACGACCTGTGCATTTTTTGAGCATGGCAGGTGCCGCCAAGCAGAGCGATGCGTTTTTGCTCACGTCAAAGACGACGAACCACCGCGAAATCTACTCGATGGCTCTATATACAGCACTGCTGGTCTG CCCTCAATGAAGGGAACCTCGAAGCCTCTTACAAAACTGCCTTCGGTGGCGCGGATCATCAACCTACCGCACGGCAACGCTGGGGCTGTATCCTGTATCCTATCCCGCCTTGGAATACACCTTGGCACCGAATCGATCCGAATCCAACACCAAGTCAGCATAGACGACGTACAAGTAAAAGGTACCTACGCAGAGATCATCAGCGCAGGGGGTGAGCAATTTGCCCAAGAACTGTACGAAGCATTTAGGAAGGGCAACGTGAAAACGCTGCACGGTTATCACAATGTTGACGTCATCGTTCTTCAATAG
- a CDS encoding Putative glycoside hydrolase superfamily, asl1-like, glycosyl hydrolase catalytic — translation MSVARALIFFTLLSLAKGALAFDGKICFTSAFPSENSNDGQCSCARSRGPLTTVSTSAEDTVQASSELAQPTSLAPSRLSFGALGTKRGFAYNDANLVNKFTDSKQCTKCSWAYNWDSTDNGLIRHSLDFVPMIWSPKEEHTRRWPQNADAMLLSGSTHILSFNECDRPDQCNLDAASAAAAHVEYVNKYAGRARIGSPAISNSAAAGQGLNWLELWVWTCDGLGCEYDFCVTHWYGNSVEELLKHVASVHKICRGKPVWLTEFAIDVGSDEQHAAFITAVVPQLEGVAYLERYAYFMIQEGRFISGSTITSSGRAYAEA, via the coding sequence ATGTCCGTGGCACGTGCTCTTATTTTCTTTACCCTACTTAGCTTGGCCAAGGGCGCACTCGCCTTTGACGGAAAGATATGCTTCACCTCCGCATTCCCAAGTGAGAATTCTAACGATGGCCAATGCTCATGTGCCAGGTCACGAGGGCCGCTTACTACCGTGTCCACATCGGCAGAGGACACCGTCCAGGCCAGCTCTGAACTGGCCCAACCAACTAGCCTCGCACCTTCCCGACTCAGTTTCGGCGCCCTGGGAACCAAACGCGGTTTCGCCTATAACGATGccaacctcgtcaacaaGTTCACCGACAGCAAGCAGTGCACAAAATGTTCATGGGCATACAACTGGGACTCCACAGACAACGGACTTATCCGACATTCGCTCGATTTTGTGCCGATGATATGGAGTCCCAAAGAAGAACACACGCGCCGCTGGCCGCAGAATGCGGATGCAATGCTGTTGAGTGGATCAACACACATCCTCAGCTTCAACGAGTGCGACAGACCCGACCAGTGCAACCTTGACGCTGCATCtgcagccgccgcccacgtAGAGTACGTCAATAAGTACGCCGGGAGGGCCAGGATCGGGTCGCCAGCGATCAGTAAcagcgctgctgctggccagGGCCTTAACTGGCTGGAGTTGTGGGTGTGGACGTGCGACGGCCTGGGCTGCGAGTATGACTTTTGCGTTACCCATTGGTATGGTAACTCAGTGGAAGAGCTACTGAAGCACGTGGCGTCGGTTCATAAGATATGTCGCGGCAAGCCTGTTTGGCTTACTGAGTTTgccatcgacgtcggcaGCGACGAGCAGCACGCCGCGTTCATCACGGCCGTTGTTCCTCAGTTGGAAGGCGTTGCTTACCTTGAGAGGTACGCGTATTTCATGATCCAAGAGGGTCGCTTCATTTCCGGGTCCACAATCACGTCGTCGGGTCGAGCATATGCTGAGGCGTAG
- a CDS encoding Putative F-box domain, leucine-rich repeat domain superfamily, F-box-like domain superfamily: MHKLPTEILLLIFRSLRLSDLSRASRCCRFFHALATPELFGTLRIRMKSHTSDRQIIKLLSTFMQPSYLHRLLQRIEVVVDDDRLWTRENSLFLGISLRHILDRSGVPEGIRSYRWSAAYPFTGVVFPNLQRLDCGAVGPQSIEWVRWHLNHCASLAEVQLSFTLSCNLTQSRASALLNRANFSGLKRLSLTFINVALFDPKKAHALTTLDLRYCPGAESFCQRLAVALPPDLRELRILAYAESGRPDNFTAWLRSARNVQHVALCIGGLSDIIPFEQVRGHRSTLRTLVLDPRRNLLDPSSVLKYRPADLREIVEQCISLRTLGLPLDLRDYQFQFRYTRSHQICAAAQSYRCQTPRSALPPQTVQRKGFDRARKRDQCVYHDGRPDDCFYQIVEERAIPALCRIRPTEGF, encoded by the exons ATGCACAAACTACCTACAGAAATACTTCTGCTCATATTCAGGAGTTTGAGGTTGTCAGACCTGAGCAGGGCATCGAGATGCTGCCGATTTTTCCACGCTCTTGCCACGCCCGAGCTTTTCGGAACCTTGCGAATCCGGATGAAGTCCCATACCTCGGACCGGCAGATAATCAAGCTTCTCAGCACCTTCATGCAGCCCTCGTATTTGCATCGATTACTACAGCGCATTGAAGTAGTGGTCGATGACGACCGCCTATGGACGCGCGAGAACTCGTTGTTTTTGGGCATCTCGCTGAGGCACATCTTGGACCGATCAGGTGTTCCGGAAGGCATTCGGTCGTACAGATGGAGTGCCGCCTACCCCTTCACCGGAGTCGTCTTCCCCAATTTGCAGCGGCTCGACTGTGGAGCTGTCGGCCCACAAAGCATCGAGTGGGTGCGATGGCACTTGAACCACTGCGCCTCGCTGGCGGAAGTCCAGTTATCGTTTACGCTGTCATGCAACCTAACCCagtcgagggcctcggcgctTCTTAATCGCGCTAACTTCAGCGGACTCAAACGACTCAGTTTGACGTTTATCAACGTGGCCCTGTTCGATCCAAAGAAGGCACATGCGCTGACAACACTCGACCTAAGATACTGTCCCGGGGCCGAATCCTTCTGCCAAAGACTTGCCGTCGCTTTGCCGCCCGACTTGAGGGAGTTGCGAATCTTGGCGTATGCGGAATCAGGGCGGCCGGATAACTTCACTGCGTGGCTAAGATCAGCACGTAACGTCCAGCACGTCGCCCTCTGCATCGGTGGCCTATCGGATATCATCCCATTCGAGCAAGTGAGGGGCCACAGGTCGACGCTTCGGACCCTAGTCCTAGACCCCCGGCGGAATCTGTTGGACCCCTCCTCGGTTCTCAAATACAGACCTGCCGATCTCCGAGAAATCGTCGAACAATGCATCTCACTCCGAACGTTAGGCCTGCCTCTGGATTTGCGCGACTATCAGTTCCAGTTCCGATACACCCGGTCGCACCAGATC TGCGCCGCAGCGCAGTCGTATCGATGCCAAACACCTCGCTCGGCGCTTCCTCCTCAAACAGTGCAGCGTAAGGGTTTTGATAGGGCACGGAAGAGGGATCAATGCGTTTACCACGACGGACGGCCGGACGATTGTTTCTACCAGATTGTCGAGGAAAGAGCAATTCCAGCTTTGTGCAGAATAAGGCCTACCGAGGGTTTTTGA